The Candidatus Dadabacteria bacterium genome segment GTTTCAGAGGACTTGGGAAGATTACCGGAAGAAGGAGAATCGATTGAACCTGGGCCGCTTGTAATCCGCACCCGTTTTCCGGTTTATGCGGAAAAGGTTGTCTCACGGGGACCTAATGCCGAAATCATAAGAAGGTTTGTGGAAGAAGATGATTATTACTGTCCCGAATAAACAGAAGACCATCTGGGCATAAAGACATTCCTCACCCGGCCTGAGCATGGGGCTTGTGGGAAGCTTATTGCGTCGCAGATATACCCTTTCAAAACAGAACCCTTCAGATAAAGTTAAGGTGCACTTCATCTTGTTTGATCAGCAGACATAGGTACCATGTGGAGCAGAGTTTTTCCGGAACCGTTGGGACAACAGTGCCAGCAATACAGTAATATATAAATTTACGAAAAGGAGAACGAAAATTGCCTAAAGTCCTAGTGATCCCAGGTGATGGAATTGGAACTGAAGTAACCGAAGTGAGCCTGTCCGTACTTAAGGCCATAAGCGAGAAAAACCAAATTGAATTCACGCTTGACACGGCTCTTCTCGGCGGATGCTGCATAGACGCACACGGGGTCCCCGTAACGGAGGAAACTATAGAGAATGCCAGGCAAAGCGACGCGGTGCTTCTCGGAGCCGTGGGCGGCCCCAAGTGGGAGAATATCGAGCATCATCTTAAACCCGAAAGAGGTCTTCTTGAACTCAGAAAACGCCTTGACGCCTTTGCCAACCTGAGACCCGCAGTTGTCTACTCGGCACTTGCCGACGCGTCAACACTCAAAAGGGAAGTTGTGCAAGGAGTGGACATAATGGTAGTAAGAGAGCTTACGGGCGGAATATACTTCGGACACCCAAGAGGCACAGAAAAGACGGACGGAGGGGAAACAAGAGCCTTTAACACCCTCACATACAGCACATCTGAGATAAAAAGGGTGGCGAGAACAGCTTTTGAAATCGCGAGGAAAAGAAAAAGCAAGGTCACGTCGATAGACAAATCAAACGTTCTTGAGTCAATGGTGCTCTGGAGAGATACGGTAACGGAACTGGGCGACTTTGAGTTCCCCGACGTCACGCTTGAACATCTGTACGTCGATAACGCCGCTATGCAGCTTATAAGAAGGCCCGCGGATTTTGACGTCATACTCGCCGGAAACATGTTCGGCGACATAATAAGCGACGAAGCCGCCCAGCTCACAGGCTCTCTCGGCATGCTTCCCTCGGCAAGCGTGGGAAAAAAGGGAGCAATATACGAACCGGTTCACGGAAGCGCGCCGGATATAGCCGGCAAAGGTGTGGCGAACCCTATAGCGTCCATTCTCTCAATGGCGATGATGCTTCGCTACTCGTTTGACATGGACACGGCCGCCTCTTCCATTGAAAAGGCAGTGGAGGCAGTACTTAACAAAGGCTACCGCACATCCGACATATACGAGGAAGGAAAAACGAGGGTGGGAACCGGGGAAATGGGATCTCTCATACTCGATGAACTGTGAGAAACATCCACCGCCGCGGAGTGAAACCCGAGGGAGAATCGCCCGATTGAACTTTCATCCCACCTGAAAAACCCCCTGATCAAGGAGCTTTTCGCAAACCTGGGGAAAAAACCTACAGGAGTTAACGGCCTTTACGGAAGTTCTGAGTTCTTTCTCCTGGCTCTTATATCGCAAGTTCCGGGCAGAATGGTTCTGCATGTCCGCGAGCGCCGCGAGACATGTGAAACAGCCGCCCGCGCCATCTCCGCTTTTAGGGGAACCGAAATACCCGTATTGCTCTCAAGGGGGATGGAGAAAAGCCGCTCGCTTTTCGAAAAAAAAGAAATAGGCGAACCAGAAAGACTCCACTCTCTTTTTAGATGGAGGGAAACCAGGGTGCTCTGCGCGGACGAGGCCACCTTGGCAGAGGTGCTGCCCGCGTCGCAGGAACTTGAGGCCGAAAGCTTTACAGTTGTGAGTGGGTCCCAGATCGACAGGGATGAGTTCGTGGAGAGACTCCTTGGAATCGGTTACGTAAAAGTGGATTTCACGGAAAAAAGGGGGGATATGAGCATCAGGGGCTCGGTAGTGGATCTTTTCTCCCCAGGTTCTGCAAATCCTGTCAGGGTGGAGTTTTTCTCAGACCGCATAAACTCCCTTCGGGAATTCTCTCCCGAAACACAGATCTCAGTCGGAAAAACAAAAAAAACCGTGCTCAACCCTGCCTCATTCTCCATCTACCGCAACAAATCCACAGACTCTCTTGTCGCCAGCGCACTTGAGAGAGCAAATGAAAAGGGGCTCACCTCAAGCGAAGTGGAGCCGCTTGTCAAGGCACTTGAGAGCGGTTCATATTTCAGGGGAATCGAGTGGTTCACGCCCTTTTTCCAAAACTCCCGAGGGTGCGTTCTCGACTATCCAGGTGACGGTCTCATAGCAAGCCTTCCAGAAGGATTCGATGAAAACGCGCTGCTTGGAAGGCTTGAGGAAAAATTCGAAACGAAAAGAAAATCACTCGGCGAACTGGAAAAATCACTCCCGCCTTTTGAAAAGCTTTATCTGAGGGAACAGGAGCTTGCAGAAAAGCTCGCGCGTTCATCGCTTCTCTATATGGGCAAGTCCCTCATAGGCAGCCAAGAAAGAAACAGCCTCAGTCTCCACACCGAAGAAGTATCGTTTTCGAAACCCTCGCTGAGCAGCTTCCTTGCTACAGCGGGGGAATTCATCGAAAAAGGTTATGAGACTTCTGTGTTTTTCCCCTCGGAAGCCGGGAGGAAAAAATTTCTC includes the following:
- the leuB gene encoding 3-isopropylmalate dehydrogenase; its protein translation is MPKVLVIPGDGIGTEVTEVSLSVLKAISEKNQIEFTLDTALLGGCCIDAHGVPVTEETIENARQSDAVLLGAVGGPKWENIEHHLKPERGLLELRKRLDAFANLRPAVVYSALADASTLKREVVQGVDIMVVRELTGGIYFGHPRGTEKTDGGETRAFNTLTYSTSEIKRVARTAFEIARKRKSKVTSIDKSNVLESMVLWRDTVTELGDFEFPDVTLEHLYVDNAAMQLIRRPADFDVILAGNMFGDIISDEAAQLTGSLGMLPSASVGKKGAIYEPVHGSAPDIAGKGVANPIASILSMAMMLRYSFDMDTAASSIEKAVEAVLNKGYRTSDIYEEGKTRVGTGEMGSLILDEL